Proteins encoded in a region of the Pelmatolapia mariae isolate MD_Pm_ZW linkage group LG6, Pm_UMD_F_2, whole genome shotgun sequence genome:
- the LOC134629675 gene encoding uncharacterized protein LOC134629675 has protein sequence MFFTEAECLFWVFVLCLSGVQGQTNSICALKGSSVNLSCSHQHPTSSMNWYSVHRGGFKIETSADGKYSMSADSNLTLTVNNLAENDANIYCCREPADKSDCGQRGISLSVAELQVKVIPATEGQTVTLMCSSSCPLTEKPAAYIWYKNREFLYEDWSPWYQELLSSEEAVTYSCAVKGYEDLRAPEVSVDSITSTCFNVTYTKSEMCPYQQGSEHEPCSITFPRVVHVVKTPGNTLTCSTSCPLIDPQTVYVWYENGKLYRENVRSISTPSSLKNNFYCAIKGHEHLQSDEVCVQDKNCWRVNYVSKRICALEGSSVSLISKYSHPDYMKPEFKLWNKKWRTGDKELEKPIEPSGRVEYHDNMKNQHTLTINNLKKNDSGGYTFILKQNDKELKLPGVFLIVTGKVS, from the exons ATGTTCTTCACAGAAGCTGAATGTTTGTTCTGGGTTTTTGTTCTCTGTCTCTCAG GTGTTCAGGGACAAACAAACAGCATCTGTGCCTTGAAAGGTTCATCAGTgaatctgtcctgctcacatcaaCATCCAACTTCAAGCATGAACTGGTACAGTGTACACAGGGGGGGCTTCAAGATTGAGACCTCTGCAGATGGAAAGTACAGCATGTCAGCAGATAGTAACTTGACTCTGACAGTCAACAATCTAGCAGAGAATGATGCAAACATTTACTGCTGCAGAGAACCTGCTGACAAATCAGACTGCGGCCAAAGGGGAATTTCTCTCAGTGTTGCAG AGCTGCAGGTAAAGGTGATTCCTGCCACAGAGGGACAGACAGTAACACtgatgtgcagcagcagctgtcctCTGACTGAAAAGCCTGCAGCCTACATCTGGTACAAGAACAGAGAGTTTCTCTATGAGGACTGGTCTCCCTGGTACCAAGAGCTGCTCAGCAGTGAGGAAGCAGTCACATACTCCTGTGCTGTCAAAGGCTACGAGGATCTCAGAGCCCCTGAAGTCTCTGTGG ATTCCATCACATCAACATGCTTCAATGTGACTTACACTAAAAGCGAAATGTGTCCTTATCAGCAGGGATCAGAACATGAGCCTTGTTCCATCACATTTCCAAGag TGGTACATGTTGTAAAGACACCTGGGAACACACTGACCTGTAGCACCTCATGTCCTCTGATCGACCCTCAAACTGTCTATGTGTGGTATGAAAATGGAAAACTTTATAGGGAAAATGTAAGGAGCATTTCAACTCCAAGTTCTTTGAAAAACAACTTTTACTGTGCAATTAAAGGTCACGAGCATCTTCAATCTGATGAAGTCT GTGTTCAGGATAAAAACTGCTGGAGAGTGAATTATGTCAGCAAGAGAATCTGTGCTCTGGAAGGATCTTCAGTCAGCCTAATCAGTAAATACTCACATCCTGATTACATGAAACCAGAGTTTAAATTATGGAATAAAAAATGGAGAACAGGTGATAAGGAACTTGAAAAACCGATTGAGCCTTCAGGCCGTGTGGAGTATCACGACAACATGAAGAACCAACACACCCTGACcatcaacaacctgaagaagaATGACTCAGGAGGATACACATTCATCCTGAAACAAAATGATAAAGAACTGAAACTGCCTGGAGTCTTTTTGATTGTCACAGGTAAAGTCTCCTAA